The following coding sequences are from one Arachis hypogaea cultivar Tifrunner chromosome 7, arahy.Tifrunner.gnm2.J5K5, whole genome shotgun sequence window:
- the LOC112702058 gene encoding 4-hydroxyphenylpyruvate dioxygenase gives MVTQTQQNAPSSSPEPAFKLVGFKNFVRTNPKSDRFKVIRFHHVEFWCTDATNTASRFSWGLGMPIVAKSDLSTGNAVHASYLLRSGDLNFLFSAPYSASIAGDGASASVPSFSASDCHSFAAKHGLAVRAVAIEVEDASAAFSASVANGAKPVSPAVLLDNSVGFAEVHLYGDVVLRYISYSAPTRESDLNPSLRFLPGFEAVEADSSFPELDYGIRRLDHAVGNVPELAPAVNYLKKFTGFHEFAEFTAEDVGTSESGLNSVVLASNDEMVLLPLNEPVYGTKRKSQIETYLEHNEGAGLQHLALVSEDIFRTLREMRKRSTVGGFQFMPSPPPTYYRNLKKRAGDVLSDEQIKECEELGILVDRDDQGTLLQIFTKPVGDRPTIFIEIIQRIGCMLKDEEGKVYQKGGCGGFGKGNFSELFKSIEEYEKTLESRRTA, from the exons ATGGTTACCCAAACGCAACAGAACGCTCCCTCGTCTTCCCCCGAACCGGCTTTTAAGCTGGTTGGATTCAAAAACTTCGTCCGAACCAACCCGAAATCGGACCGCTTCAAGGTAATCCGGTTCCACCATGTGGAGTTCTGGTGCACCGATGCAACCAACACCGCCAGCCGCTTCTCTTGGGGCCTCGGAATGCCGATCGTAGCGAAGTCCGACCTCTCCACCGGAAACGCAGTTCATGCCTCCTACCTCCTCCGCTCCGGCGACCTCAATTTCCTCTTCTCCGCTCCTTATTCCGCCTCAATCGCCGGCGATGGTGCCTCCGCTTCCGTTCCCTCCTTCTCTGCCTCTGATTGCCACTCCTTCGCAGCTAAACACGGCCTCGCCGTCCGCGCCGTCGCCATCGAGGTGGAAGACGCCTCCGCCGCCTTCTCCGCCAGCGTCGCCAACGGCGCGAAACCTGTATCTCCGGCGGTTCTCCTCGACAACAGCGTCGGATTCGCCGAGGTTCATCTCTACGGCGACGTCGTTCTCCGCTACATCAGCTACTCCGCCCCGACCCGAGAATCTGACCTGAATCCTAGCTTACGGTTCCTCCCTGGATTCGAAGCCGTGGAGGCTGATTCGTCGTTCCCGGAGCTAGATTACGGTATTCGGCGACTCGACCACGCCGTCGGGAACGTGCCGGAGCTGGCGCCGGCAGTGAATTACTTGAAGAAATTCACCGGATTCCACGAGTTCGCAGAGTTCACGGCGGAGGACGTTGGAACGAGTGAGTCAGGGCTGAACTCGGTGGTTCTTGCGAGCAACGATGAGATGGTTCTTCTTCCGTTGAACGAACCGGTGTACGGAACAAAGAGGAAGAGCCAAATTGAGACGTATCTTGAGCACAACGAAGGTGCAGGGTTACAGCACTTGGCGTTGGTCTCCGAAGACATATTCAGAACTCTGAGGGAGATGAGGAAGAGAAGCACCGTCGGTGGTTTTCAGTTCATGCCGTCTCCGCCGCCAACGTATTACCGGAACTTGAAGAAGCGTGCCGGTGATGTGCTGAGTGATGAACAGATTAAGGAGTGTGAGGAGCTTGGAATTCTTGTTGACAGGGACGATCAGGGCACTCTGCTTCAGATTTTCACCAAACCTGTTGGTGATAG GCCAACCATTTTTATAGAGATAATTCAGAGAATTGGATGCATGCTCAAGGATGAAGAAGGAAAGGTGTACCAAAAGGGTGGATGTGGGGGTTTTGGAAAAGGCAACTTCTCTGAGCTTTTTAAATCCATTGAAGAATATGAGAAGACTTTGGAAAGTAGAAGAACTGCATAA
- the LOC112702059 gene encoding anaphase-promoting complex subunit 5 encodes MSGIFKQPGAFAITPHKVSVCILLKIYAPPAQISLPFPFSSVAHHNRLGLFLLSLTKSCDDILEPKLDELIHQLRMMSQNWMSTWIIDQLMTRLSSLSSPDDLFNFFIDIRGILGGPDSGAIEDDQIILDLNSNLGIFLRRCVLAFNLLSFEGVCHLLTNIGIYCKEEFSNCPPYEAPSLDDSSSNLETYSEYENMDLENFVYEKVSEEIEARKEANERIPFHLHVPNTLLSLVDDIDVPVDSAASKQSEKVRVASPYGDPSSNMLRDDDPSGAVFLRTNWQVQGYLQEQADIIEKNGGAVSLNGFEIVLRQLRKLAPELHRVHFLSYLNSLSHDDYIAALENLHCYFDYSAGTEGLDFVPPAGSNSFGRYEVALLCLGMMHFHFGHPKLALEVLTEAVRVSQQQSNDTCLAYTLAAISNLLFENGISSTARLIGSSYSLFTSIGISLSVQQQLFVLLRGSLKRAESLKLKRLVASNHLAMAKFDLTHVQRPLLSFGPKASMKLSTCPVNVCKELRLSSHLISDFCNESSAMTIDGAFSTAWLRNLPKPTGSLLLCPENGSGSSSNVSQFCAQPTSIPGSVMQVLGSSYLLRATAWELYGSTPLARINALVHATCFADASSSSDTALAYVKLIQHLAVFKGYKEAFSALKIAEEKFLSVSKSQILLLKLQLLHDHALHRGHLKLAQKLCDELGVLASPVTGVDMNLKTEASLRHARTLLAANQFREAAAVAHSLFCMCYKYNLQVENASVLLLLAEIHKKSGNAVLGLPYALASLSFCQSFNLDLLKASATLTLAELWLSLGSSHATRALNLVHGAFPMILGHGGLELRSRAYIVEAKCYLSDTNFSVFENYEIVIDSLRQASDELQLLEFHELAAEAFYLMAMVYDKLGQLEKREEAAASFQKHILALQNNKNEDDPLVGVL; translated from the exons tgatgagccaaAACTGGATGTCGACTTGGATTATTGATCAGTTGATGACTAGGCTGTCGTCGCTGTCGTCACCTGatgatttgtttaatttttttattgatatacGAG GAATACTTGGGGGTCCTGATTCGGGTGCCATTGAAGATGACCAAATTATTTTGGACCTTAACAGTAACCTGGGCATATTTCTTCGGCGTTGTGTGCTTGCTTTCAATTTGTTATCATTTGAG GGTGTGTGCCACCTCTTGACAAACATAGGGATATACTGTAAAGAAGAATTCTCAAATTGTCCTCCTTACGAAGCACCTAGTTTAGATGATTCTAGTAGTAATTTGGAGACGTATTCAGAATATGAGAACATGGACCTGGAGAATTTTGTATATGAAAAGGTTTCAGAAGAAATTGAAGCAAGAAAGGAGGCTAATGAAAGAATTCCATTCCATCTTCATGTACCAAATACGCTTCTGAGTTTAGTTGATG ATATTGATGTTCCGGTTGATTCAGCAGCATCTAAACAGAGTGAGAAAGTTAGAGTAGCTAGTCCTTATGGAGATCCTTCAAGTAACATGCTAAGAGATGATGATCCTAGTGGTGCAGTATTCCTGCGCACAAACTGGCAGGTGCAAGGGTACTTACAAGAGCAAGCGGATATAATTGAAAA GAATGGAGGTGCTGTCTCTTTGAATGGGTTTGAAATTGTTCTACGACAGCTACGGAAGTTGGCACCTGAACTACATCGA GTTCACTTTCTGAGCTACTTGAATAGTCTTTCTCATGATGATTATATTGCTGCTTTGGAGAATCTTCATTGCTACTTCGATTACAG TGCAGGGACCGAAGGACTTGATTTTGTCCCTCCAGCTGGTAGTAATAGCTTTGGAAGATATGAAGTTGCTTTGTTATGTTTGGGGATGATGCATTTCCACTTTGGGCATCCAAAGTTGGCTTTAGAG GTTTTGACAGAAGCAGTTCGTGTTTCTCAGCAG CAAAGCAATGATACCTGTCTTGCATACACTTTAGCAGCTATCTCAAACTTGCTTTTTGAGAACGGAATCTCAAGTACAGCTAGGTTGATAGGATCATCATACTCACTTTTTACGAGCATAGGTATTTCACTCTCTGTTCAACAACAATTGTTTGTTCTCTTGAGAGGTTCTTTGAAGAGAGCAGAAAGTCTGAAATTAAAACGGTTGGTGGCTTCCAACCATCTGGCAATGGCCAAGTTTGATTTAACG CATGTCCAGAGGcccttgctatcttttggtccaAAAGCTTCCATGAAGCTCAGTACGTGCCCTGTTAATGTTTGCAAG GAGCTCAGATTGAGCTCTCATCTCATCAGTGATTTTTGCAATGAGAGTTCTGCAATGACAATTGATGGTGCTTTCAGTACAGCTTGGCTTAGGAATTTACCAAAGCCAACAGGTTCTTTACTACTATGCCCAGAAAATGGATCTGGCAGCAGTTCTAATGTTTCCCAATTCTGTGCACAACCAACCTCAATTCCAGGATCTGTTATGCAAGTATTGGGTTCATCTTATCTACTTCGGGCAACTGCATGGGAGTTATACGGAAG CACTCCGCTGGCTCGCATAAATGCACTGGTACATGCAACTTGCTTTGCTGATGCATCAAG TTCCTCAGATACAGCGTTAGCATATGTAAAGCTCATTCAACATTTAGCAGTCTTCAAAGGATACAAAG AGGCCTTTTCCGCCCTTAAAATCGCAGAGGAGAAGTTTCTCTCTGTCTCAAAATCACAAATCTTACTGCTCAAGTTGCAGCTACTTCATGATCATGCTTTACATCG TGGACACTTGAAGTTAGCCCAGAAACTATGTGATGAACTGGGTGTTTTGGCATCACCAGTAACCGGTGTAGATATGAACCTGAAGACAGAAGCAAGCCTTCGGCATGCTCGAACATTACTTGCAGCCAATCAATTCCGAGAG GCCGCTGCTGTGGCACACTCCCTCTTCTGCATGTGCTACAAGTACAATCTGCAAGTTGAGAATGCTTCAGTTCTTCTTTTACTTGCTGAAATTCACAAG AAATCCGGAAACGCAGTTCTAGGCCTTCCATATGCATTAGCAAGCCTTTCATTCTGCCAGTCATttaatttggatcttctaaaagCCTCTGCTACTCTTACTCTAGCTGAGTTGTGGCTCTCTCTTGGATCAAGCCATGCAACAAGGGCTTTGAACCTTGTCCATGGAGCCTTCCCAATGATTCTTGGTCACGGTGGTTTGGAGCTCCGCTCACGGGCTTATATTGTTGAAGCAAAGTGCTATCTATCCGATACAAACTTCAGTG TCTTTGAGAATTACGAGATTGTGATAGATTCATTAAGACAGGCATCTGATGAACTCCAACTTTTGGAG TTTCATGAACTGGCAGCTGAAGCTTTCTATTTGATGGCCATGGTATACGACAAACTTGGACAATTAGAGAAAAGGGAAGAGGCTGCAGCTTCATTCCAGAAACATATCTTGGCtctccaaaataataaaaatgaggaTGATCCTCTTGTAGGTGTATTATGA